One Thermodesulfobacteriota bacterium DNA segment encodes these proteins:
- the pstB gene encoding phosphate ABC transporter ATP-binding protein PstB, whose amino-acid sequence MFHGDPKSKKFQVPDPIVEVNDANLYYGEKHALKSIYMDIPKNKATAFIGPSGCGKSTLLRCFNRLNDLVDSARVEGEILIDGENIYDPSVDITELRKNVGMVFQKSNPFPKSIYENVAYGARIAGENRKSVLDEVVEKSLKGAALWDEVHDRLHESALGMSGGQMQRLCIARAIAVEPEILLMDEPCSALDPIATGKIEDLITELKKNYTIVIVTHNMQQASRVSDYTAFMYLGELIEYDTTETIFLNPKYKQTEDYVSGKFG is encoded by the coding sequence ATGTTTCACGGAGACCCAAAATCGAAGAAGTTTCAGGTCCCCGATCCGATAGTCGAAGTCAACGACGCCAATCTTTACTACGGCGAAAAGCATGCACTCAAAAGCATCTATATGGACATACCGAAAAACAAGGCCACGGCCTTCATCGGCCCTTCCGGATGCGGAAAGTCCACGCTCCTTCGCTGCTTTAACAGGCTTAACGACCTCGTCGACTCGGCGAGGGTCGAGGGCGAGATACTTATCGACGGGGAAAACATATACGACCCGAGCGTCGACATCACGGAGCTCAGGAAGAACGTTGGAATGGTCTTTCAAAAATCGAACCCGTTCCCGAAATCGATTTACGAGAACGTCGCCTACGGGGCGAGGATTGCCGGAGAGAACCGAAAATCGGTCCTCGACGAGGTAGTCGAGAAGAGCCTCAAGGGCGCCGCGCTCTGGGACGAGGTTCACGACAGGCTTCACGAAAGCGCGCTCGGGATGTCGGGCGGGCAGATGCAGAGGCTCTGCATAGCGAGGGCGATAGCCGTCGAGCCCGAGATACTCCTCATGGACGAGCCGTGCTCCGCGCTCGACCCGATAGCGACGGGCAAGATAGAAGACCTCATAACGGAGCTAAAGAAGAATTACACGATAGTAATAGTGACTCACAATATGCAGCAGGCGTCCCGCGTATCCGACTATACAGCCTTTATGTACCTAGGAGAGCTCATAGAGTACGACACCACCGAAACGATATTCCTTAACCCCAAATACAAGCAGACAGAAGATTACGTATCTGGAAAATTCGGATAA
- the phoU gene encoding phosphate signaling complex protein PhoU — protein MIRLEEEISKLKKMLFEMAASVEEMIAKSIKALKDRNMIMAEEVIKGDQKINEMEVEIDNQCIRILALYHPEAADLRTVSMIMKINNDLERIGDHAVNIAEKTIYLADKPPVKPLIDIPKMADKAIQMLQESLDAFVNKDAELAVEVCKKDDDVDALEPQIVRELVTYMISDPQTIDRSLALILIAREIERVADLATNIAEDTYYIASGKMLKHHSFEKS, from the coding sequence ATGATTAGACTCGAAGAAGAGATAAGCAAGCTCAAAAAGATGCTTTTCGAAATGGCCGCATCGGTCGAGGAGATGATCGCGAAGAGCATAAAGGCCCTCAAGGACCGGAACATGATAATGGCCGAAGAGGTCATAAAGGGCGACCAGAAGATAAACGAGATGGAAGTCGAAATAGACAACCAGTGCATAAGGATACTTGCGCTCTATCATCCCGAGGCCGCCGACCTCAGGACCGTCTCGATGATAATGAAGATAAACAACGACCTCGAAAGGATAGGCGACCACGCCGTCAACATCGCCGAGAAGACGATATACCTCGCCGACAAGCCGCCCGTAAAGCCGCTCATCGACATTCCGAAAATGGCCGACAAGGCGATACAGATGCTCCAGGAGTCTCTCGACGCGTTCGTGAACAAGGACGCCGAGCTCGCCGTGGAGGTGTGCAAGAAGGACGACGACGTCGATGCGCTCGAGCCCCAGATAGTCCGCGAGCTCGTTACCTACATGATCTCCGACCCGCAGACGATAGACCGCTCGCTCGCGCTCATACTCATCGCGCGCGAAATAGAGCGCGTGGCCGACCTCGCGACGAATATCGCCGAGGACACCTATTATATCGCGAGCGGGAAGATGCTGAAGCACCATTCGTTCGAAAAGAGCTAG
- the murA gene encoding UDP-N-acetylglucosamine 1-carboxyvinyltransferase — protein MEKIIVEGGKRLHGEINVSGAKNAVLPLMAACILAHGESTLNNVPDLADVRTMARLLQIMGARVEFENGRMSIDSSGMNSWEAPYDLVKTMRASVLVLGPLTARFGKARVSLPGGCAIGERPIDQHLKGLAILGADIEIEEGYVEAIAPVLKGGIIPFDISTVTGTENLILSAALAEGETILLNAACEPEVSDLASALNQMGADITGIGSDIITIRGVKELSPLRDYDVMPDRIEAGTYMIAAVVTRGDLLVRNCRFENMGALIGKLIEVGARVTRESDGIRVSSGGQVRSIDITTLPYPGFPTDMQAQMMTLMSTADGLSVLTETIFPQRFLHAGELRRMGADIKLVGNSAVVRGVGALSGAPTMASDLRASASLVLAGLAAGGKTEISRVYHLDRGYDKLDSKLETLGASIWREKE, from the coding sequence ATGGAAAAGATAATAGTCGAAGGCGGGAAAAGGCTTCATGGGGAGATAAACGTAAGCGGCGCGAAAAACGCCGTCCTTCCCCTCATGGCAGCGTGCATACTCGCCCATGGGGAAAGCACGCTCAATAACGTCCCCGACCTCGCCGACGTCAGGACGATGGCCAGGCTCCTCCAGATAATGGGGGCCAGGGTCGAGTTCGAAAACGGCAGGATGTCCATAGACTCTTCCGGCATGAACAGCTGGGAAGCGCCGTACGATCTCGTAAAAACGATGAGGGCGTCCGTGCTCGTGCTCGGCCCGCTTACGGCAAGGTTCGGCAAGGCGCGCGTCTCTCTCCCGGGCGGATGCGCCATAGGGGAAAGGCCGATAGACCAGCACTTAAAGGGCCTCGCCATTTTGGGGGCCGACATAGAGATAGAAGAAGGATACGTCGAAGCCATAGCCCCTGTTTTAAAGGGCGGCATAATACCGTTCGACATTTCTACAGTCACGGGCACCGAGAACCTCATACTCTCGGCGGCTCTCGCCGAAGGAGAGACTATTCTCTTAAACGCCGCGTGCGAGCCCGAGGTGTCCGACCTCGCCAGCGCCCTTAACCAAATGGGGGCGGACATAACGGGAATCGGCAGCGACATAATAACCATAAGGGGAGTAAAAGAGCTTTCGCCGCTCAGGGACTACGACGTCATGCCCGACAGGATCGAGGCCGGGACTTACATGATCGCCGCCGTCGTCACGCGCGGCGACCTCCTCGTCAGGAACTGCAGGTTCGAGAACATGGGCGCTCTCATCGGGAAGCTCATAGAAGTAGGGGCGCGCGTAACGAGGGAGAGCGACGGAATCCGCGTAAGCTCCGGCGGTCAGGTCAGGAGCATAGACATAACGACGCTCCCCTACCCCGGGTTTCCGACCGACATGCAGGCTCAGATGATGACCCTCATGAGCACGGCCGACGGGCTCAGCGTCCTTACGGAAACGATATTCCCCCAGCGCTTCCTGCACGCGGGCGAGCTCAGGAGGATGGGGGCCGACATAAAGCTCGTCGGCAACAGCGCGGTCGTAAGGGGCGTGGGCGCCCTTAGCGGCGCGCCTACAATGGCCAGCGATCTCAGGGCCAGCGCGTCTTTGGTGCTCGCGGGTCTCGCCGCCGGTGGAAAGACGGAAATATCCAGGGTTTATCATCTGGACAGGGGTTACGACAAGCTCGACAGCAAGCTCGAAACACTCGGAGCCAGCATCTGGAGGGAAAAGGAATGA
- the prmC gene encoding peptide chain release factor N(5)-glutamine methyltransferase, whose product MQLKNLYRYGKEHMARHYIENPSRETYLLLRNSGVLRDLTEVFTSPEMEPEPRKIEKFHELLERRIKHEPLAYISGEKEFHSRPFTVNGSVLIPRPETELLVAEALDIARGMHEPAILDVGTGSGCVAVTLACELPGAKIFASDISPGALHTARGNAERHTAAGAVRFILGDLTGAFGNGSFDIVVSNPPYVSPAEYESLDPSVKDYEPGLALVSEEDGLSHIKRIIRDAARILKEGGWCMVEAGYTQSARVRALYEGAGFGDISSVEDISGIERVIKARWKR is encoded by the coding sequence ATGCAGTTAAAAAATCTCTATCGATACGGAAAGGAGCACATGGCGCGGCACTACATCGAAAACCCGTCGCGCGAAACCTATCTCCTCCTCAGGAATTCCGGGGTTCTAAGGGACCTTACGGAGGTTTTCACGTCGCCCGAGATGGAACCCGAGCCCCGTAAGATAGAGAAATTCCACGAGCTCCTCGAAAGACGCATAAAGCACGAGCCCCTGGCCTATATCTCGGGAGAAAAGGAGTTTCACTCGAGGCCGTTCACGGTAAACGGGAGCGTCCTCATCCCGAGGCCGGAAACGGAGCTCCTCGTTGCGGAGGCCCTGGATATCGCCCGGGGGATGCACGAGCCCGCCATCCTGGACGTAGGCACCGGAAGCGGCTGCGTCGCCGTCACGCTCGCCTGCGAGCTCCCCGGCGCGAAGATATTCGCGTCCGACATATCGCCCGGGGCGCTTCATACAGCCCGGGGTAACGCGGAGAGACACACGGCCGCCGGGGCGGTGAGGTTCATTCTCGGGGACCTTACGGGGGCATTCGGCAATGGCTCGTTCGATATTGTAGTGTCGAATCCCCCCTACGTGAGCCCGGCGGAGTATGAAAGCCTCGACCCTTCGGTAAAAGACTACGAGCCCGGGCTCGCGCTCGTCTCGGAAGAGGACGGCCTCTCGCATATAAAGCGCATAATCCGCGACGCCGCCCGCATATTGAAGGAAGGCGGCTGGTGCATGGTAGAGGCGGGATACACGCAGTCGGCCCGCGTCCGGGCACTTTACGAAGGGGCGGGATTCGGGGATATTTCATCCGTCGAGGATATTTCCGGCATCGAGAGGGTAATAAAAGCAAGATGGAAAAGATAA
- a CDS encoding arsenate reductase ArsC — MSGDDRKKVIFICTHNSARSQMAEGILKSLYGDRFEVYSAGTEPSRVNPYAIRAMEEIGIDISGHSSKAIEKFLGKEFDYVITLCGSADETCPAFPGGGGNRLHRGFPDPSRFRGKDEEILAGFRTVRDEIRTWLESEFEKN; from the coding sequence ATGTCCGGCGATGACAGGAAAAAGGTAATCTTTATTTGCACGCACAACTCGGCGCGCTCGCAAATGGCCGAAGGTATACTTAAAAGTTTGTACGGTGACAGGTTCGAGGTATATAGCGCCGGTACCGAGCCTTCGAGGGTAAACCCATATGCCATAAGGGCCATGGAGGAAATCGGGATAGACATATCGGGCCACAGCTCGAAGGCGATCGAAAAATTCCTGGGAAAGGAATTCGATTACGTAATCACGCTCTGCGGCAGCGCCGACGAGACGTGCCCCGCTTTTCCGGGCGGGGGCGGGAATCGACTCCACAGGGGGTTTCCCGATCCCTCTCGATTCAGGGGCAAGGACGAGGAGATACTCGCGGGCTTCAGAACAGTCAGGGACGAGATAAGAACCTGGCTTGAATCCGAGTTCGAGAAGAATTAA